A genomic stretch from Cloacibacterium caeni includes:
- a CDS encoding branched-chain amino acid aminotransferase, protein MIIQKTSNSRIGEFDPENIGFGTAFIDHMIVCEYENGKWGEVRLMPYGPLPFTPAMMGVNYGQACFEGMKAYKDKDGEVYLFRPEKNFERINKSAKRLAMPEITEEMFIGGLKALVDMDRNWIPYGEGKSLYIRPLIFATEEALKARIANKYMFAIVATPVQSYYTEPVSVKISDFYSRAASGGVGSAKAAGNYAASFYPTKLAAEEGYEQIIWTDDATHKYFEESGTMNVFVRINDTIYTPPTSEKILNGVTRDSFLQLAKHNGIDVKVEPVEVAKVLEAHSKGELIEVWGVGTAVVTSVFKAIGYKDQKLTLPELSEEESFALTLKKALVDIQTNKAEDPFGWRMKVGKHILETA, encoded by the coding sequence ATGATAATTCAAAAAACTTCAAACTCAAGAATTGGGGAATTTGATCCAGAAAACATTGGATTTGGTACAGCATTTATAGATCATATGATTGTATGTGAGTACGAAAATGGAAAATGGGGTGAAGTAAGGCTTATGCCATATGGTCCGCTACCTTTTACACCAGCAATGATGGGCGTAAATTATGGGCAAGCTTGTTTTGAAGGAATGAAGGCTTATAAAGATAAAGATGGTGAAGTGTATCTTTTCCGTCCTGAGAAAAATTTCGAAAGGATTAATAAGTCAGCAAAGCGTCTTGCAATGCCAGAAATCACTGAAGAAATGTTTATCGGTGGTTTAAAAGCATTAGTAGATATGGATAGGAATTGGATTCCTTATGGAGAAGGAAAATCACTATACATTAGACCTCTAATTTTTGCAACGGAAGAAGCTTTAAAAGCAAGAATTGCTAATAAATATATGTTTGCGATTGTTGCAACTCCAGTGCAAAGTTATTACACAGAGCCAGTTTCCGTAAAAATTTCAGATTTTTATTCTAGAGCTGCAAGTGGTGGAGTAGGTTCTGCTAAAGCTGCAGGAAATTACGCTGCTTCATTTTATCCAACAAAATTAGCTGCAGAAGAAGGTTATGAGCAAATCATCTGGACAGATGATGCTACTCACAAATATTTTGAAGAAAGTGGTACAATGAACGTTTTTGTTAGAATAAACGATACTATTTACACACCGCCAACTTCTGAAAAAATTCTAAATGGAGTAACTAGAGATAGTTTCCTTCAATTAGCAAAACACAATGGCATTGACGTAAAAGTAGAGCCAGTAGAAGTTGCTAAAGTTCTAGAAGCACATTCAAAAGGTGAGTTAATTGAAGTTTGGGGAGTAGGAACTGCCGTAGTAACTAGCGTTTTCAAAGCGATTGGTTACAAAGACCAAAAATTAACTTTACCAGAGCTTTCAGAAGAAGAAAGTTTTGCTTTAACTCTTAAAAAAGCATTGGTAGACATTCAAACCAATAAAGCTGAAGATCCTTTTGGATGGAGAATGAAAGTGGGAAAGCATATTTTAGAAACTGCTTAG
- a CDS encoding NUDIX hydrolase: MIDKINIRVYAIYINENQEIMALDEGYAGQKLIKLPGGGLEFGEGTLECLHREFAEELNLKINVVEHFYTQEDFLVSRFRENEQLLTIYYKVDILNLDELQILDESIEKIKWISLHEENPLELPIDQIVFQKLKEKLS; the protein is encoded by the coding sequence ATGATAGATAAAATCAACATAAGAGTTTACGCCATTTACATCAATGAAAATCAAGAAATAATGGCTCTAGATGAAGGTTATGCCGGACAAAAACTGATAAAATTACCTGGTGGCGGTTTAGAATTTGGCGAAGGAACCTTAGAATGCCTTCACAGAGAATTTGCAGAAGAACTTAACCTAAAAATAAATGTTGTAGAACATTTTTATACTCAAGAAGATTTTTTGGTTTCTAGATTTAGAGAAAACGAGCAATTGCTAACTATATATTATAAGGTAGATATTTTAAATCTTGATGAATTGCAGATTTTAGATGAAAGCATAGAAAAAATAAAATGGATTTCCTTACATGAAGAAAACCCATTAGAATTGCCTATTGATCAAATCGTTTTTCAGAAACTGAAGGAAAAATTATCGTAA
- a CDS encoding FKBP-type peptidyl-prolyl cis-trans isomerase has product MKKVVFISLLSLLSCVKNSPAHPPVGGVLSQEDLNVSKNRAKNLNLLERKQIQDWIDQQDKKFYSTGLNYWTDISDSESRIKKKDGELVSYEYVLYDFNQEKLYEKPNQNIDAPLGKFEELKAVEDAVRYMKKGEQATLLVPSVLAFGTYGDDEKIPNDMPLIIKIKIL; this is encoded by the coding sequence ATGAAAAAGGTAGTTTTCATTTCATTATTATCACTTTTGTCTTGTGTTAAAAATTCGCCAGCTCATCCTCCAGTTGGTGGTGTTTTGTCGCAAGAAGACTTAAATGTATCTAAAAATAGAGCAAAAAATCTCAATTTATTAGAAAGAAAACAAATTCAAGATTGGATAGACCAGCAAGACAAAAAGTTCTATTCTACAGGACTAAATTATTGGACGGATATCAGTGATTCTGAATCTAGAATTAAGAAAAAAGATGGTGAATTGGTTTCGTATGAATATGTTTTATACGATTTCAACCAAGAAAAACTTTATGAAAAGCCTAATCAAAACATAGATGCTCCATTAGGGAAATTTGAAGAGCTAAAAGCAGTAGAAGATGCGGTACGTTATATGAAAAAAGGGGAACAAGCTACACTTTTAGTACCTTCAGTTCTGGCTTTTGGAACGTACGGAGATGATGAAAAAATTCCAAATGACATGCCTTTAATCATTAAAATTAAAATTTTGTAA
- the parS gene encoding type II RES/Xre toxin-antitoxin system antitoxin, translating to MKKNKVYTQGEKEVQLVQETTAFYGTSVGFTSIDDRSVFAIIDSINKGISFTAFENIIKKYSFTLQNWAEFLHISNKTLSRYQKESKTFDALQSERIMQIEILHSKGEEVFGSRENFSTWLETENLALGNIIPRDLLKNSFGINLLMDELVRIEHGVLA from the coding sequence ATGAAAAAGAATAAAGTTTATACACAAGGAGAAAAAGAAGTGCAACTTGTGCAAGAAACCACCGCTTTTTATGGTACTTCAGTAGGTTTTACTTCTATTGATGACAGAAGCGTCTTTGCTATTATAGATTCTATTAATAAAGGGATTTCTTTTACTGCTTTCGAAAATATTATAAAAAAATATAGTTTTACGCTCCAAAATTGGGCGGAGTTTTTACATATTTCTAATAAAACCTTATCACGCTACCAAAAAGAATCAAAAACGTTTGATGCTTTACAGTCAGAGCGTATTATGCAAATTGAAATTTTACACAGTAAAGGAGAAGAAGTTTTCGGCAGTAGAGAGAATTTTTCTACTTGGCTAGAAACAGAAAACCTTGCTCTAGGAAACATTATACCAAGAGATTTACTTAAAAATTCTTTTGGCATAAATTTATTAATGGATGAATTGGTTCGTATTGAGCACGGTGTTTTAGCTTAA
- the mnmD gene encoding tRNA (5-methylaminomethyl-2-thiouridine)(34)-methyltransferase MnmD, whose translation MKREIKTTLDGSKTLYINDLNEHYHSHNGAIQEAKHVFIKNGLKNVYDYEINILEMGFGTGLNALVTINEYLKNDKNHVFHYFTFEKYPVNNEEIVELNYAKHFTFENAQEIYQKIHELEWNKTHEILPNFFFTKYNLDFFKIKEINLPAINLVYYDCFGAKVQPDLWEKPLFEIVKSKMKEGGLLTTYSSKGSVRRILKELNFEVTKLEGPKGKREMINAVLKEQSQK comes from the coding sequence TTGAAAAGAGAAATAAAAACCACATTAGACGGAAGTAAAACATTGTATATCAATGATTTAAATGAACACTACCATTCTCACAATGGAGCCATCCAAGAAGCAAAACATGTATTTATAAAAAATGGATTAAAAAATGTTTATGATTACGAAATCAACATTTTAGAGATGGGATTTGGCACAGGTCTTAATGCTTTAGTCACAATTAATGAATATTTGAAAAATGACAAAAATCATGTTTTTCACTATTTCACATTCGAAAAATATCCCGTAAATAATGAAGAAATCGTAGAATTGAACTATGCAAAGCATTTTACATTCGAAAATGCGCAAGAAATTTATCAAAAAATCCATGAATTAGAATGGAATAAAACACATGAAATTTTGCCAAATTTCTTTTTTACTAAATACAATTTGGATTTTTTCAAGATAAAAGAGATAAATTTACCTGCAATTAACTTAGTGTATTATGATTGTTTTGGCGCAAAAGTTCAACCAGATTTATGGGAAAAGCCGCTATTTGAAATCGTAAAAAGTAAAATGAAAGAAGGTGGATTACTCACTACTTATTCTTCAAAAGGAAGTGTGAGAAGAATTCTAAAAGAACTTAATTTCGAAGTCACTAAATTAGAAGGCCCAAAAGGAAAACGCGAAATGATTAATGCCGTTTTGAAAGAACAAAGTCAAAAGTAA
- a CDS encoding S1/P1 nuclease, with protein sequence MKFLFKLLFTVSILYSAEAYSWGIIGHRTIAEIAENHISNKSKRKLKKIIGKQNLAFIANWPDFVKSDTLNTYKETEVWHYVNVKPNQNFTEFEKSLKELNTPNLYNQIIKQKEIIANKNSSKDEKIVALKFLVHLMGDLHQPMHVGRAEDLGGNLIQLTFNKDQTNLHSLWDTKLVDYQRYSYKEFAKVLDYKSKEEIQKIQSGTLENWLYDSYTKANRIYTQTKPNGVYSYDYNYKFSGLLEEQLLTGGLRLAKVLDEILR encoded by the coding sequence ATGAAATTTTTATTCAAACTATTATTTACGGTAAGCATTTTATATTCAGCAGAAGCTTACTCATGGGGAATTATTGGGCATAGAACCATTGCAGAAATTGCAGAAAATCACATTTCAAATAAATCTAAACGTAAGCTTAAAAAGATTATAGGAAAACAAAATCTAGCGTTTATTGCCAACTGGCCAGATTTCGTAAAATCTGATACGCTAAATACCTATAAAGAAACAGAAGTTTGGCATTATGTGAATGTGAAACCCAACCAGAATTTTACAGAATTTGAGAAGTCTTTAAAAGAACTTAATACGCCTAATCTTTACAATCAAATTATTAAGCAAAAAGAAATTATTGCCAACAAAAATTCATCAAAAGATGAAAAAATTGTAGCGCTTAAGTTTTTGGTTCATTTAATGGGAGATTTACATCAACCAATGCACGTAGGAAGAGCTGAAGATTTAGGTGGAAATTTAATCCAGTTAACTTTTAATAAAGACCAAACGAATTTACATAGTTTATGGGATACTAAATTGGTAGATTATCAAAGATATTCATATAAAGAGTTTGCTAAAGTGCTAGATTATAAATCTAAAGAGGAAATCCAAAAAATACAAAGCGGAACTCTTGAAAATTGGTTGTATGACAGTTACACGAAAGCCAATAGAATCTACACGCAGACCAAGCCAAATGGTGTTTACAGTTATGATTACAATTATAAATTTTCAGGGTTGTTAGAAGAACAATTATTAACAGGTGGATTAAGACTTGCTAAAGTTTTAGACGAAATCTTACGATAA
- a CDS encoding ion transporter: MQKREHNLIAEDTPWKKKIFRIIYFSDTPSGKIFDLLLLLMIILSTFIVMMESVQKVDEHYHSLLVSLEWLITIAFTIEYILRISVVKNKKDYIFSFLGIIDFLSLLPFFLSLFFPFTKFLSMIRLLRMLRIFRVLNLLDYMNDGQYIVQALKNSSRKIYIFLLFIMILVTIIGSLMFVIENGNNGFVDIPTSIYWAVVTITTVGYGDISPVTPLGKFLSVILMLCGYSIIAVPTGIVTSEMRKKMAKTRLCDRCGNSENDEDARYCKTCGEKLMELK, translated from the coding sequence ATGCAGAAAAGAGAACACAATTTAATTGCAGAAGATACTCCTTGGAAAAAGAAAATTTTCAGGATTATATATTTTTCTGATACGCCTTCAGGAAAAATTTTTGACTTATTGCTTCTTTTGATGATTATCTTGAGTACTTTCATTGTTATGATGGAAAGTGTTCAAAAAGTAGACGAACATTATCATTCTCTTTTGGTAAGCTTAGAATGGCTCATTACCATTGCTTTTACGATAGAATATATTTTGAGAATTTCTGTGGTTAAAAACAAGAAAGATTATATTTTCAGTTTTTTAGGCATTATAGATTTTTTATCACTTCTTCCGTTTTTCTTGAGCTTATTTTTCCCATTCACGAAGTTTCTTTCTATGATTAGACTCTTGAGAATGCTCAGAATTTTTAGAGTTCTCAATTTATTAGATTACATGAATGACGGCCAATACATTGTTCAAGCACTAAAAAACAGCTCTAGAAAAATTTATATTTTCCTTCTTTTCATAATGATTTTAGTGACTATAATTGGTTCACTGATGTTTGTTATAGAAAACGGAAATAACGGATTTGTAGACATTCCGACTTCCATTTATTGGGCAGTTGTAACCATTACTACAGTGGGTTATGGTGATATTTCTCCAGTCACTCCTTTAGGAAAATTTTTATCCGTCATTTTAATGTTATGCGGTTATAGCATCATTGCTGTTCCTACAGGAATTGTAACCTCTGAAATGAGAAAAAAAATGGCCAAAACTAGACTTTGCGACAGATGTGGAAATAGTGAAAATGATGAAGATGCAAGATATTGCAAGACTTGTGGCGAAAAACTTATGGAATTAAAATAA
- a CDS encoding RES family NAD+ phosphorylase codes for MIVFRLSKAQFANDLSGKGAELVGGRWNSRGNAMLFTSQSIALCVTEIAVHVPLGILPKDFQLVHIEVPDEDFLELKRLPKDWQTFPHSNSTQMLGDKFLKEQKFLVLKVPSATVQGEFNYLINPIHKNFNQIKILKIESFSFDERLFRR; via the coding sequence ATGATAGTTTTTAGACTTTCAAAAGCACAATTTGCCAATGATTTATCTGGAAAAGGAGCTGAATTGGTTGGAGGAAGGTGGAATAGCAGAGGAAATGCTATGCTGTTTACTTCTCAAAGTATTGCGCTTTGCGTTACAGAAATTGCAGTTCATGTTCCGCTTGGGATTTTACCAAAAGATTTTCAATTGGTACATATTGAAGTTCCTGATGAAGATTTTTTAGAATTGAAAAGATTACCAAAAGATTGGCAAACATTTCCGCACTCTAATTCTACTCAAATGTTAGGAGATAAATTTCTGAAAGAGCAGAAATTTTTGGTACTGAAAGTTCCTTCTGCGACAGTTCAAGGTGAATTTAATTATTTGATAAATCCGATACATAAAAATTTTAATCAAATTAAAATTTTGAAAATAGAAAGTTTTAGTTTTGATGAAAGGCTATTTAGAAGATGA
- a CDS encoding Nif3-like dinuclear metal center hexameric protein yields the protein MILKEFTSELDKLFSLKQAEDFDNVGLLCGNPAREVSGVLVCHDALENVVDEAIAKNCNVIVTFHPIIFSGLKSITGRNYVERTVLKAIENKIAIYAIHTAFDNDYFGVNYRICNELGLKNQKILMPKSENLLQLVVYVPSDYSEKVKNALFEAGAGNIGFYDECSFSVKGNGTFRPIEGSNPFLGTYNVRENADEEMISVIFEGFKKNQILSAMKSTHPYEEVAYQLYALENDNQYVGLGRYGELEQEMEEKDFLKFVKEKFNLDVIRHSEFLNKKIKKVGVLGGSGASGISAAKASGCDAYLTGDVKYHDFFQSENQMIICDIGHFESEQFVTEQLVEILSEKFPTFAFSKSTEKTNPVNYFF from the coding sequence ATGATTTTAAAAGAATTTACTTCAGAATTAGATAAACTATTTTCGCTTAAACAAGCTGAAGATTTTGATAATGTAGGTTTGCTTTGTGGTAATCCTGCCAGAGAAGTTTCGGGTGTTTTGGTTTGTCATGATGCGCTAGAAAACGTTGTAGATGAAGCTATTGCGAAGAATTGTAACGTGATTGTAACGTTTCACCCAATTATTTTTTCTGGGTTAAAATCCATTACTGGTAGAAATTATGTAGAACGCACAGTTCTAAAAGCCATCGAAAATAAAATTGCGATTTATGCGATTCACACAGCTTTTGATAATGACTATTTCGGCGTGAATTATAGAATTTGTAATGAATTAGGCTTGAAAAATCAAAAAATTCTGATGCCAAAGTCAGAAAATCTTCTGCAATTGGTAGTTTATGTTCCGTCTGATTATTCAGAGAAGGTGAAAAATGCTTTATTTGAAGCAGGTGCAGGAAATATTGGTTTCTATGATGAATGCAGTTTTTCGGTGAAAGGAAATGGAACTTTCAGACCGATTGAAGGTTCTAATCCATTTTTGGGAACTTATAATGTGAGAGAAAATGCTGATGAAGAAATGATTTCTGTGATTTTTGAAGGTTTCAAAAAGAATCAGATTTTGTCTGCGATGAAATCTACGCATCCTTATGAAGAAGTGGCATATCAACTTTATGCTTTAGAGAATGATAATCAATACGTTGGCTTAGGAAGATACGGAGAATTAGAACAAGAAATGGAAGAAAAAGATTTCTTAAAATTCGTGAAAGAAAAATTCAATTTAGATGTGATTCGTCATTCTGAGTTTTTGAATAAAAAAATCAAAAAAGTAGGCGTTTTAGGTGGAAGTGGAGCAAGTGGAATTTCGGCAGCAAAAGCTTCTGGATGTGATGCTTACTTAACGGGAGATGTAAAATACCATGATTTTTTCCAAAGCGAAAACCAAATGATCATCTGTGATATAGGACATTTCGAGTCAGAACAATTTGTTACTGAGCAATTAGTTGAGATTTTGTCGGAAAAATTTCCTACATTTGCATTCTCAAAATCCACAGAAAAAACCAACCCTGTAAATTATTTCTTTTAA
- a CDS encoding PH domain-containing protein, which produces MKEFANAKMDKWTLFYTILYIFFSIGMVIFMFNTDAPKFALITLGSILSGAFIFAYFMIPKISLSENAIHVKNAFVNFKISIQDISYVEKVEKLGLNIRTFGAGGVFGYFGYFNGNDVWYVTNIYKKVKITMKSGKIYMLSPENTEDFIQQITNLKSKI; this is translated from the coding sequence ATGAAAGAATTTGCGAATGCCAAAATGGATAAATGGACGTTATTTTACACCATTTTATACATTTTTTTCTCTATTGGAATGGTTATTTTCATGTTCAATACAGATGCACCTAAATTCGCATTAATTACTTTGGGTAGCATTCTTTCAGGAGCTTTTATTTTTGCTTATTTTATGATTCCCAAAATCAGTTTGAGTGAAAATGCAATCCATGTAAAAAATGCTTTTGTTAATTTTAAAATTTCAATTCAAGATATTTCTTATGTTGAAAAAGTAGAAAAGTTAGGATTAAACATCAGAACATTTGGAGCAGGAGGCGTTTTTGGATATTTTGGCTATTTTAATGGAAATGATGTTTGGTACGTAACCAATATTTATAAAAAAGTAAAAATTACCATGAAATCTGGGAAAATCTACATGCTTTCACCAGAAAATACAGAAGATTTTATTCAACAAATCACAAACCTAAAATCTAAAATTTAA
- a CDS encoding zinc ribbon domain-containing protein, whose translation MAKKTVEISVEEKLRALYDLQIIDSRLDEIRNTRGELPIEVEDLEIEIEGLNKRAQKFENEIKDLNDDINNKKEVINHSKSLMEKYKSQQDNVRNNKEFEALAKEIEFQDLEVQLAEKKIKEFTAKIAHKNELLDELKGKIGELENHLNFKKNELDALISETQKEEDYLLEKSKEFAEKIDERLLASYKRIRNNSGNGLAVVGLERGAPKGSFFTIPPQKQMEIAQRKKIIIDEHSGKILVDDELVMEENEKMASIIKF comes from the coding sequence ATGGCAAAAAAAACTGTAGAAATTTCAGTAGAAGAAAAATTAAGAGCCCTTTATGATTTACAAATCATAGACTCTAGATTAGACGAAATCCGCAATACAAGAGGTGAATTACCAATTGAGGTAGAAGATTTAGAAATCGAAATCGAAGGTCTTAACAAGAGAGCACAAAAATTCGAAAACGAAATTAAAGACTTAAATGATGACATTAATAACAAAAAAGAAGTTATTAATCATTCTAAATCTTTGATGGAGAAATATAAATCTCAACAAGACAACGTAAGAAATAATAAAGAATTCGAAGCGCTTGCTAAAGAAATAGAATTTCAGGATTTAGAAGTTCAGTTGGCTGAAAAGAAAATCAAAGAATTTACTGCAAAAATCGCTCACAAAAATGAACTTTTAGATGAGTTGAAAGGTAAAATCGGAGAGTTAGAAAATCACTTAAACTTCAAGAAAAACGAACTTGATGCTTTAATTTCTGAAACTCAAAAAGAAGAAGATTATTTATTAGAAAAATCTAAAGAATTTGCAGAAAAAATAGACGAAAGACTATTAGCTTCTTACAAAAGAATCAGAAATAATTCTGGAAACGGATTAGCAGTAGTAGGTCTAGAAAGAGGTGCGCCAAAAGGTTCATTCTTTACCATTCCGCCACAGAAACAAATGGAAATCGCTCAGCGTAAGAAAATTATCATTGATGAACATTCTGGTAAAATCTTGGTAGACGATGAGTTGGTAATGGAAGAGAACGAAAAAATGGCTTCTATCATTAAATTCTAA
- a CDS encoding DUF4294 domain-containing protein, protein MKFQNIFTIFLLLFSLSFQAQQDTIKIELKALKDVPKEKLQKDEFGNIFYYDEKQKARIYEINGEKVVVMDELLLMQRPHFNNQLDRNFYYFLNKKLNRVYPYFITALEQYRDIQDELSKIDDDRKRAYIRKRQEGLANQYETQLRDLTTTEGRIFAKLMHRATGKTVYEIIKELRGNWSAFWWNVKGNIADVDIKEPYDPHANRQDAFVESLLYSNWNLGYLQPYEGYRDFKTKK, encoded by the coding sequence ATGAAATTTCAGAACATTTTCACCATATTTCTTTTGTTGTTTAGCTTATCATTTCAGGCTCAACAAGATACTATAAAAATAGAATTGAAGGCACTAAAAGATGTTCCAAAAGAAAAACTTCAAAAAGATGAATTCGGGAATATTTTTTATTACGACGAAAAGCAAAAAGCTAGAATTTACGAAATCAACGGAGAAAAAGTAGTGGTGATGGATGAGTTGCTTCTCATGCAGAGACCGCATTTTAATAACCAACTTGACCGTAATTTCTATTATTTTCTCAATAAAAAATTGAATAGAGTTTATCCTTATTTCATTACCGCTCTTGAGCAATACAGAGATATTCAAGATGAACTTTCTAAAATAGATGATGATAGAAAAAGAGCTTACATCAGAAAAAGACAAGAAGGGCTCGCCAATCAATATGAAACCCAATTAAGGGATTTGACGACTACAGAAGGTAGGATTTTTGCCAAATTAATGCACCGAGCTACAGGAAAAACTGTGTACGAAATCATAAAAGAATTACGTGGAAACTGGAGTGCTTTTTGGTGGAATGTAAAAGGAAATATTGCAGATGTAGACATTAAAGAACCTTATGATCCGCATGCTAATAGACAAGACGCTTTTGTAGAATCTCTTTTGTATTCTAATTGGAATTTAGGATATTTGCAGCCTTATGAAGGATACAGAGATTTTAAAACAAAAAAATAA
- a CDS encoding peptidylprolyl isomerase, whose amino-acid sequence MNIDKDFYNGLQDGVYAKMETSKGELIIQFFDQDAPVTVANFVGLAQGTIENKAKAKGVPYYDGIVFHRVIKNFMIQGGDPQGTGMGDPGYKFDDEENDLKHEGKGYLSMANSGPNTNGSQFFITEVPTPWLDGRHTIFGKVIKGEDVIDAIANSETGAQDRPKEEIKIVKVTVFTKGDAYEKYDAAKIFNEGKVKIQENNKAYIAKQEVEAAKKLEDLKAGMTKTASGLMYKITKTNPEGKAPKAGDMVSVHYAGKLTNGQEFDNSFKRGEPIEIPIGVGQVIKGWDEGIQLLKEGEAATLLIPSELGYGTRGAGGVIPPNAWLIFDVELVKVK is encoded by the coding sequence ATGAATATAGACAAAGATTTTTACAACGGTCTTCAAGACGGTGTTTACGCTAAAATGGAAACTTCTAAAGGCGAATTAATTATCCAATTTTTCGATCAAGATGCGCCTGTTACAGTAGCTAATTTCGTAGGTCTTGCACAAGGAACTATCGAAAATAAAGCAAAAGCAAAAGGAGTTCCTTATTATGACGGAATTGTTTTTCACAGAGTGATTAAAAACTTTATGATTCAAGGAGGCGATCCTCAAGGAACAGGAATGGGAGATCCTGGTTATAAGTTTGATGATGAGGAAAACGATCTAAAACACGAAGGAAAAGGTTACCTTTCTATGGCAAATTCTGGACCTAACACTAATGGTTCTCAGTTTTTCATCACAGAAGTTCCTACGCCTTGGTTAGACGGAAGACATACTATTTTTGGTAAAGTTATCAAAGGAGAAGATGTAATTGATGCGATTGCTAATTCTGAAACTGGTGCTCAAGACAGACCAAAAGAAGAAATTAAAATTGTAAAAGTGACTGTTTTCACTAAGGGTGATGCATACGAAAAATATGACGCTGCTAAAATCTTCAACGAAGGGAAGGTAAAAATCCAAGAAAACAACAAAGCTTACATCGCTAAACAAGAAGTAGAAGCTGCTAAAAAATTAGAAGATTTAAAAGCAGGAATGACTAAAACGGCTTCTGGTTTAATGTATAAAATCACAAAAACTAATCCAGAAGGAAAAGCTCCAAAAGCGGGTGATATGGTTTCTGTACACTACGCTGGTAAATTAACAAACGGACAAGAATTTGATAATTCTTTCAAAAGAGGTGAACCTATTGAGATTCCAATCGGAGTTGGTCAAGTAATCAAAGGTTGGGATGAAGGAATTCAACTTCTAAAAGAAGGAGAAGCGGCTACTTTATTAATTCCATCTGAATTAGGTTACGGAACAAGAGGAGCAGGAGGTGTAATTCCACCAAATGCTTGGTTAATCTTCGATGTAGAATTGGTGAAAGTAAAATAA
- a CDS encoding M28 family peptidase encodes MKFENKSLKFLEKYLNTASPTGFEQNGQKIWADYIKPYVDEIRVDHYGTCYGIINPEAEFKVVIEAHADEISWYVNYISDDGMIYVIRNGGSDQMIAPSKTVHIHGEKGIVKGVFGWPAIHTRSANPHEPVPKIENIFIDCGCISKEEVEKLGIYVGCMITYPDEFFELNDRYFVCRALDNRMGGFMIAEVARLLKENKKKLPFGLYITNSVQEEVGLYGATMIAQTIKPNIAIVTDVTHDTTTPHIEKKKEGHMKCGDGPVIAYAPSVHHIIRDLITDTAKKKKIPFQRNALSRATGTDTDSFAFSNGGVPSALISLPLRYMHTTVEMVAKEDVANVIKLIYETLLQIKPGMQLKYY; translated from the coding sequence ATGAAATTTGAAAATAAATCTTTAAAATTTTTAGAAAAATATTTGAACACTGCTTCACCAACTGGTTTTGAGCAGAACGGACAGAAAATTTGGGCTGATTATATTAAGCCTTATGTAGACGAAATAAGAGTAGACCACTATGGAACTTGTTACGGAATCATCAATCCAGAAGCGGAATTCAAAGTAGTGATAGAAGCTCATGCCGACGAAATTTCTTGGTACGTAAATTACATTTCTGATGATGGAATGATTTACGTAATTAGAAACGGAGGTTCAGACCAAATGATTGCTCCTTCTAAAACGGTACACATCCACGGAGAAAAAGGCATTGTAAAAGGAGTTTTCGGTTGGCCAGCGATTCATACCAGAAGCGCAAATCCTCATGAACCAGTTCCGAAAATTGAAAATATTTTCATCGATTGCGGTTGTATATCTAAAGAAGAAGTAGAAAAACTGGGAATTTATGTAGGATGCATGATTACTTATCCCGATGAGTTTTTTGAACTTAATGACCGTTATTTCGTTTGTAGAGCGCTAGACAACAGAATGGGCGGATTTATGATTGCCGAAGTAGCGAGACTTTTAAAAGAAAACAAAAAGAAACTACCTTTCGGCTTATATATTACCAATTCTGTGCAAGAAGAAGTAGGTTTATATGGAGCAACGATGATTGCACAAACTATTAAGCCAAATATCGCTATCGTTACAGATGTTACTCATGACACCACTACTCCACACATCGAAAAGAAAAAAGAAGGTCACATGAAATGTGGAGACGGACCAGTAATTGCTTATGCTCCTTCTGTTCATCACATCATCAGAGATTTGATAACAGATACCGCTAAGAAAAAGAAAATTCCTTTCCAGAGAAACGCTTTAAGCAGAGCAACAGGAACCGATACAGATTCTTTCGCATTTTCTAACGGAGGTGTTCCTTCTGCACTGATTTCTCTACCATTAAGATATATGCACACTACCGTAGAAATGGTTGCCAAAGAAGATGTTGCCAATGTTATTAAACTCATTTATGAAACATTGCTCCAAATAAAACCAGGTATGCAGTTGAAGTATTATTAA